The proteins below are encoded in one region of Periplaneta americana isolate PAMFEO1 chromosome 11, P.americana_PAMFEO1_priV1, whole genome shotgun sequence:
- the LOC138708975 gene encoding uncharacterized protein isoform X5, with the protein MAVMLLVLCLTATELVYARQFHLHNKLDYTVWVGILGNYGQGTPDNGGFVLQAGGKKTVHVADKWAGRFWARTGCNFDDSGRGRCATGDCGNKLHCNGLAGQPPASLVEVSLRRFNELDFYDVSLVDGFNVPIQMKPINGGGDQYRCGTPSCSKNLNPECPNNLQVRDGNKIVACKNACIAFNTDRDCCRGNFKNRNVCGPSEFSKFFKRACPSAYSYAYDDHTSIFTCKDTNYVIIFG; encoded by the exons ATGGCTGTCATGCTCTTAGTGCTGTGTCTCACCGCTACAGAACTGGTATATGCTCGCCAGTTCCATCTTCATAACAAACTCGACTACACAGTGTGGGTCGGTATCCTTGGAAACTATGGGCAAGGAACGCCTGACAATGGCGGATTTGTTCTGCAAGCTGGAGGAAAG AAAACTGTACATGTAGCAGACAAGTGGGCTGGACGCTTTTGGGCTCGAACTGGCTGCAATTTCGATGACTCCGGACGGGGACGTTGTGCCACTGGAGACTGTGGTAACAAATTGCACTGTAACGGACTGGCAGGCCAGCCTCCAGCCTCCCTCGTCGAAGTCAGTCTGCGGAGGTTCAACGAACTGGACTTTTACGACGTCAGTCTCGTAGACGGCTTCAACGTTCCCATCCAG ATGAAGCCAATCAATGGAGGTGGAGACCAATACAGATGTGGCACGCCCAGTTGTTCGAAGAACTTGAATCCTGAATGTCCTAACAACCTGCAAGTCCGTGATGGCAATAAAATAGTGGCCTGCAAAAATGCATGCATTGCTTTCAATACTGACAGAGATTGTTGCCGTGGAAACTTCAAAAATCGAAACGTGTGCGGGCCTAGTGAGTTTAGCAAATTCTTCAAGAGAGCCTGTCCTAGTGCTTATAGCTATGCCTACGACGACCACACGAGCATTTTCACGTGCAAGGACACGAACTATGTCATTATCTTCGGATAA